In Salarias fasciatus chromosome 20, fSalaFa1.1, whole genome shotgun sequence, a single window of DNA contains:
- the LOC115408571 gene encoding L-rhamnose-binding lectin SML-like produces MLCFRPCTALLLATACLFLSPAVSAERATSCDSGNSVHRLSCDIGVISVQESLYGSEDSYQGVMRKQKLGCDGKKVCELITASDIRILDPCPGILKYVDTNYTCLPALTHVACQQSLARLHCDQGQVIVVYGADYGRRDRTTCINGRPDSQLQNVSCSKPTNIVATRCNGKNTCDIRALNSVFGDPCPDIYKYLEVAYRCKYPSVTDS; encoded by the exons ATGCTTTGTTTCAGACCCTGCACCGCACTGT tgCTTGCAACAGCTTGTCTGTTCTTGTCTCCAG CTGTTTCTGCAGAGAGAGCAACCTCCTGTGACAGTGGCAACTCTGTCCATCGCCTGAGCTGTG ACATTGGAGTGATCAGCGTGCAGGAGTCGCTGTATGGAAGTGAAGACAGCTA TCAAGGAGTGATGAGGAAACAAAAgcttgg GTGTGATGGCAAGAAGGTGTGTGAGTTGATAACCGCAAGTGATATCCGCATCTTGGACCCCTGCCCAGGAATCTTGAAATACGTGGACACCAACTACACCTGCCTCCCAGCAC TAACTCATGTTGCGTGTCAGCAATCCCTGGCACGCTTGCACTGTG ACCAGGGCCAGGTTATCGTTGTCTACGGAGCAGACTACGGTCGTCGGGACAGGACCACCTGCATTAACGGAAGACCTGATTCCCAGTTGCAAAATGTGTCCTGCTCAAAACCCACAAACATCGTGGCAACCAG GTGTAATGGGAAAAACACCTGTGATATCAGAGCTCTCAACTCGGTGTTTGGAGACCCCTGCCCTGACATATACAAGTACCTGGAGGTGGCTTACCGCTGCAAGT ATCCTTCTGTCACTGATTCATAA